From the Exiguobacterium marinum DSM 16307 genome, the window AAGTCACTGAAGTCAACGAAAGCCCGTTCACGCTTTGCTTGCTCATATGCTTGACCGAATGTACGGACGGTTCGAACGAGTGTTTCAACGAGAGGTTGTTGCATCGAGACGCTCTCTAATAAGTCCGCCCCACTGACACGCGCCTGCTCGACCACTGTCGTCAATTTTTTCTTCGCCTGGTCGTACGCTGGTTTGAGGACCTCGTGGTAAATCTGGTGCTCCTCTTTTTTTGGAACAGCCTTCATCGTTCCAAACTTCATCGCACGAGCCGCCGTCTCGAGTTCACTCCAGACAATTGTCTCCCCTTCAAGTTGTTCAAACGGAAAAATCGCCTGACGAACATTGTCCGATTGTGGTTCATAACCGGCGACCCGAAGCTCCGCTTCAAGCTTCCGAAGTTCCCGTACCGCCTTTTCGATATCTTGCCACAACATCTGACCAAATTCGATTAAAATCGCCTCTTCGTCAGGGTCATCTCCGAACGTATACATAGATACGAGATTATCTAAATAGGCGTCTGGATTTGGGAGCGTACGCGCATAGTGGTACATTCCGAGAATCAAGTCCTCGATTTCGCTATCACCGCGATCTGACGTATACGCATCGACAAGAGAAAAGAAATCGGTATCTTGTTTCCCGTACTCCTCTTCAAGCACCTCTTCTAATACGTCGTCCTGCAACAGGACGAGGTCACGTTCTTCCGCAATCTTGAACGCCGGGTCTAAGTCTAATAGATAGTAATTCTCGCGAATCACTTCTAAACAAAATGAGTGGATGGTCGTGATGAGCGCCCGGTTCAACATCTGCCGTTGCTTCCGGACGTATTCATTCGTCGGGTCTTCGCGTAACGCCTCTTCAAGCGCCTTTGCGATGCGTCGTTTCATCTCTGCAGCCGCTGCATTCGTAAACGTAACGACGAGCATCCGGTCTGCCGTGAGCTCATCCGTCTCGTCAAGCAATCGGCTAGATAACCGCTCGACAAGGACCGCGGTCTTACCAGAACCTGCCGCAGCCGAAACGAGCACATGGCTTCCCCTCGCTTCGATCGCGGCGAACTGATCATTCGTCCATTTCACGGTCATCGCCTCCTAACTCCTGGAATACTTCTTCTTTCTCGAGCTTCTTCAATTTACGAGGCTCATTCGAGAGTGCCTCGTCAAAGTGACAAACACTTTGGTACGGACATGTCTGACAGGGCCGTCGCTCTTTATACTCATACGGTTCTACATCAATTTTGCCGTCATACATCTCCTCTGCACTCGCTTTGACGACGTCAAATGCATGATCCATCAACTGTTCGAGTTGAGGCGTCGTGACAATCTTCTTCAGCGTATTGGCATCAGGTGTGCCATCTTTTTTATATTTGACTGGGATAACGATTGATTTTTTCGACGACCCCTTCGCAGAGTGGTCCATCACCTCTAAGATTTGTGGATCGTCTACGAGCAATCCTTGCATCTGATATGACTCTAATACCTTTTGACGTGTCTCTTCTTCGGAACTCGCGGGCGGTACGAGTGGTCGATGAACATGGAAATAGAGGGCGGCAGCAGGTGCTACATTCTCTTTCGTCCATGCCTCTGCCTGTTCAATCAATACCTTCAAATAGATGAGCATCTGCATCGCCAGACCGTAGTATATTTCAGCGAAATCAACTTCACGTTTACTCGACTTATAGTCGACGATTCGAACGTAAAGCTGGTCATGGATCATCGCTGTATCGACACGATCGATGCGACCGACTAGTTCACACGTTGCCCCATTTGACAATGTAAATGATACGGGTGGGAACTGACCGCTCCCGAATGCAAGTTCAAACGCTTGTGGGTCAAAGCCATCTCGTTTCGACTGTTCAATCAACACTTCTGCCGTCTTACTGACGACGTCTGTCAATTTTTTCTTCAAATACGCGTATCGGTTCGAACTCATTAAAATGGCGTGCTGAATCTCAGGTGTCACGAGTTCCACCGCCTGCTCGGCTAGGTTCATACACTCATCTGGTGAGACATCCCGCCACTGTTTTCCATCCATTTTCACCGTCTGCGACATATGTTCGATCGTCCGGTGATAGAGGTTTCCGATATCCGGTGCTTCGAGTCGATACAATCGTCGCTCTTTCAAACGTAACCCATAACTCGCGAAATGTTTGAACGGACAAGCTTGGAATGTCTCCAGTCGCGAAACACTCGCTCGAATCGATGGCGTGTACAATGATTGTGCGACGTGGTCGTCTAGCGATTTTGGTATATTTTGATAGAACAAGGCGCTCGTCAAAAGTTGCAAGCGTTCACGTCCATCCGGGTGCTTCAACAGCTCGTTATAGACGCCAAACCACATATCTTGAATCGGATAATGACGACTTAAACGCTGAAGCTCCAGTGCCGTGACGGCTGCCGTCTGATTCACGTTCGTCAAGAAAGCGAATTGGTCCTGTGGCCGATGTTCTCCAGCTTCAGCGAAATGTGTCTTAATGACGTTTTGTTGCAGACGCGTTTTCAAATCTGCTATGAAGCGGGCCGGTTGAACGGCCTTACCCGTTCTGTCAACTAGAGCATAGCTAATATAGAGACGTTCACTTGGTACCGTCACCGCTTTATATAAGTAATACGTTTCATCATCGAATAAGTGCTCCGTCGCCTTCCCGGCACGTAGTCCATTCTCATGCATGAAATCTAAGTCATGGTCGGTCAACAGCTTGGACTGTGTCGTGACGAGAGGGATTTGATCTTCATTCGCTCCGAGTAGGAACACAACTTTTTTATCAATCAATCGCCCACGAACATAGTCCGTCACAGTCAATTGGTCAAGCGAAGGTGGGATGAGAGCATAGCGGAGACTATCCAGACCTGTATCCATCATTTGAAGAAACAGGTCTGTAGACAACGTTTCTTCTGGAGCTGCTGCTTCTAACTGCTCAAGTAAATGTAACACCGCGTCCCAAACTTGAGTATGTTCACGTGCCTCGATTAATTGTGCTTCTTCAATCGCCTCATCGCGCCAATGGGTCAGACAGTCCGATACGCCGACACGTTCTAAAAAGGCAAACATGGCGTGCGTATAAGCTTGCATTGTCTTCGCTTGCTTTAATTCTGAAAGCAATGGATCAAATGTATCGATGACTCGTGCTCGGTAACGGTTCAAGTCTGCCTCGACGTCTAGCTCTTCGCTCGTGAGTCGTGCCTCTTCGCCCATACGACGACGCAATTGCCATTCGTCATGCCAGTGATAGTGCTTGATTCCTCGCTCAATCACGAACGCTTCGAGACGATCGACGGACGTACGGCGATGTGTCGGGTCAAGGACGACGAGTTCCGTCTTCAGCGCCCGAAAGACGGGTTCCTCCCGATAGCCGCGTAAAGCAATGTCGATTGCCGCCTTTAACAGCTCGACGAGAGGATGGTCAAGCATCGGTTGCCGTTCATCAAGGAAGTACGGCAGCCCCATCTTTTGTAACGCTTGTGCTGCCAAATCTCCGTATTCCTCGAGAGAACGTGAGACAAGAGCGATGTCTCGGTAACGATATCCTTCTTCACGAGTGAGTCGAATGACTTCCCGAACGGCCGCCTCCACCTCGACGGTCCGGTCGACTGCGGCATGTAGATCAATCCGATTCTCTGAACCAGTGTAAGGTTCTGCAGTCAATTGATCGAATGTGGCCTCCAGATAACGGAGACTCGGATGCGTGTAACGATAGACGGTATCATACAGCTCGTCTCGAGAAGGGATCTGTCGTTCTGTCAACAGTTCTTTGAAACGCATGAGCGTCCGTTGTGTCGGGCCAAACAATGGATCGAGACGATACATCGAAACAGGATCAAGTGTAAGCAACACATCGACATTCACTTTTTCCGCAAGTGCGACAAGAACTGCCAATTCCTGCTCCGAAAATTCATTGAACCCGTCCACATAGACACGTACACCCGTCAAATCCGTTTCCGGCAGGATCTGCAACATGACGTTGAAATAATCTTCCGCATGGAGTGCCTTGCCTTCCGTCATCTTTAAAAATCCTTCGTAAATGATGGAAAGGTCCTGTAACTTCAAAGCACGGTGCTGCGCCTGTTCACTTAACCGCAACAAGTGCTCCGGTTCCACAAGCCCACGCTTCAACATGGAAATCAATTGATTCAATTCTTCGTAAAAGCCGAACTGATTCATCGTACGCCGGAACAAGGTCAATCGTTCCTCGCTCATCTCGACGACCCTCCGCAACAACAAATGAGTTCCGGTTTGATCTAAAAATTGATCTGTCGCGACGCCGGCATCCCGCATCATCAAGAAAGCGAGACGACGCATCGAAAGAACTTGAATACGAGTCGAACCACGAAGATCGTCTACCATTGCCATCTTCTTTTCCATTTCAAACGACATTTGATCCGGCACGATCATATAAATCGTCGGTCCGCTCGGGTTTTGCTTCAGTTCCTGAATGACCTCATCGATCATCTGCTCACTTTTTCCCGTTCCCGATCGACCAACGTGAAAGGTTACTGTCATTTTAGCGAACACTCCTTCCCTTTTTTCTTCATTATGAACCATCTCTCCTCATTTGTAGAGGGAAACCTCCCTTGAACCTTAGTCAAAAAAGTCATAACCTTCATCATTCCCATTTTTGTCCGAAATCGATTAGACTGAACGTATGAGGGGGAATATCTGTGAGTGCTTATGAACAATTTGGAGGCGAACGCGGTGTTCAACAACTTGTCGACGCGTTTTATGACCTCGTCTATGCCGACCCGATTTTACTGCCGCTCTTTCCTGAAGACAAAGACCGGGTCAAACAACATCAATTTGAATTTTTAACACAGCTGCTCGGTGGTCCAAAATTATATTCAGAACGCCGTGGCGGTGGGAATTTAGCTATGATTCATCATGAACATCCGATTTCTGAGACGCACGCCGGTCATTGGCTTGGTTGCATGGAGCAAGCACTCAAGACCGTAGATGCCCCGGAATCGATCAAGCGCCAGCTGTTTCAACGATTGATCATGTCATCTTCGAATGTTGTTCGAGTTTGCTCGCATCATTTTGAGTAGTCACAACTATAAAAAGTGGGTATGATAGGAAAGTAAGTAAAGGAGGTCGTTTCATATGACAGAAGAAGAAAAAAAAGAAGTCGTTTCATCTGAAGAAGAGGAAACGGAAGAAAAAGAAGAAACGGTAGTCCTCGCCGATGCACTTGAAGGAGCAGCCGAAGCAGCAGATGCTGAAGAGGATGAGGACGATGATGAGAAACAGCCGGAAGAGAAGAACATGGACCACATCAAAGGCGTCTTCAACTACGACCACGAAAATGGCCGTGAATATCGTGTCGTCTTTTACAATGATCGCAAAAACTTAGTGTTCCGTGAACTTGGAAACGGCAAAGTTGAATTTGTCGGCCGCTTCTCGGACGATGCATACGATGAAGAGAACGAAGAAGAAATGCGTGAACTCGGGCAACGTGAACTCGAGCGCATCCTCGCTGAACGCTTTAAATAAAAAAATCGCCGAATTTTCGGCGATTTTTTTATTTCTTCTTATTTCGTTTCTTTTTACGAAGCGCATAAGCGACACCGGCGATTCCACCGACGACCGCGAGTCCAGCAACGACCGGAACGAGTACACGTTTCGTAGGAATCATCTCTTTCACACGTTCGTATGGCGTCGGTGTGGAGAACTCTAACTGTACGGCAGTGTCTCCGTGTCCGTTCGCTCGAGCGTTACGAGACGCATCCGTCACGACCACGCGTCCCGTCGTCCAACGCCGATTGCCGTATTCGTCCACGTACGGACGACGTACTCGCTTTACATCGCGTACCATCTTTCCACGTGCACGATCGGGTCTAACGACACGCTCACTTGACCATGAGCGGCTCCCAGTCACACTGTACGCTGGTCGTACTTTGCGGCGATTGAGCCAAGTATATGAATCGTTCATCTTCAATTCCCTCCCATACTGTTCAAAACCTCTCTTCTAATTATACCCATACAACATCGCACAAAACATGTGACAAATGGTTCAAAAAAAGATGTGACACCATACGGCATCACATCTTCAAGCTAAATCATTCTGTAAATGGTTTGTCCTTATGACGACGTTTCGCCAAAATCAGGTAATAAGCCGGGACAAGCACCAAGGTTAACACAGTCGAGAATAGAATCCCTGACACGATTCCGATCGCAAGCGGTTTGAAGAGCGGATCGTCACCTAATGCGACAGGTAAAAGGGCGACGACTGCGGTGAGCGCTGTCAAGAGAATCGGACGAATCCGAGCACGTCCTGCTTCGTATACAGCGGTCGTGACCGGTAAGCCTTCACGAATACGCTGTTCGATAAACTCGAACAAGACGACCGCGTTTCGTACAACGATTCCCGCAAGTGATACCATCCCCATCGATGCCATGAAACTGAATGGCGTCTGTGTCACGAACAATCCGACGACCGCTCCAGCAATCGCGAGATAGATGGTGAACAAGACGAGTAATGGTAGTGAGAGTGAGTTGAACTGGAATGCGATAATCAAGTAAATCAAGAACAGGACGACAACAAACAATGTCGCAAGCTCTAAGAAGAACTCATTTTGCGTATCACTCGCTCCGGTCTGGTCAAATGTGATTCCTTCATCGTCTAACCCAGACTTCGCATCTTCCAACACTTGCTCGACATCTTGCTTGAACGCATCCTCGTCCATACCCTCACTCGCATAAATTTGGAGTGTGACCGAACGTTCCCCGTTCTCGCGAGGAATCTGTTGAATTTGTTCCGTTGTCGTCTCCGTCACAAACGTGCTGAGTGGAGCAACGGGTGGACCTGCTTCTGTTTCAACAGGAACTAAAATCTCGTCAAGGGCGAGTGCTTCGCGGTTCGCCTCAGCATCGATGACGATTTTCACGTCACGTTGTTCCACCCCGTCATCGAATGTACCAATCGGAACCCCGTCTGTGACGAGACGAATTTGGTCACTGATTGTTTTGGCCGTCACGCCGGCCTGTGCCATTTCCTCACGATTCAATTCGTATGTGAGTGTTTGGAACGGTTCTTTAATATTATCGAGGACAATCGCCCCATCAATTTCTTCCAAGTCGGCCTTCACTTGGTCACGTGCAGCCACGAGCTGATCAATCGTTTCACTTCGCATCGTGAATTCGACAGGTGCCGACGCAGGAGGTCCTTGCTGTTGCGTGTCTAAGAAGATTTCGGCATCAGGATATTCTTCACGCAACTCGTTCGTATATTGATCAATCAATTCGATAGCATCGATTGAATCATTATCGACACGTACGATGACTTGTCCTGAGTTTTCACCGGATTGATCGAGTCCGCCCGTGAATAGACCAGGAAGTCCACCTCCCGCAAAGATGGATGTCTCGACGACACCTTCCTCCTCTTGGAACCTCGCTTCGATTTCTTCAAGACGTGCTTCTGTTTCTTCTAAAGTCGTTTGTACCGGGAACGTCACACTCGTCACGACTTCTGGACGGTTTGCGGCCGGGAAGAACTCGAACGGCGTGAGTAAAATCAATCCATATAAAGCTGTCGTAATGACAAATCCTACAATCCCAAACGTCCATGGACGTTTCGCTACACTCGGTAAGAGGCGGTCGGCATAGAAATTACTGAGTCGGTTGAGCGGTCCACCGAGCCAACCCGGTTCACGTTTCGACACTTTCACTTCTTTACGGTTCAAGCGATACTGTGCAATCGGCACGAGCGTCAAACTGATGACCATCGATGCTAGAACAGAGAGCGCAAGGACAGTCGGTAAGGCACGAATGAAGTTTCCGTTCGCTCCAGACAGCAAAGTGAGCGGGAGGAATGCGAAAACAACTGCAAGTGTTGACGTGACAATCGAGCCCCATACTTCTTTCGTTCCACGGACCGCCCCGACCATCGCAGAATCTCCGCTTCGATATCTCCTTAAAATATTGTCGTTGACGACAATCGCATCATCGACCAAGATCCCCAAGGCGATGATTGCCCCGATAATCGAGATTTGGTTTAAATCAACCCCAGTAAACTGTAATGGAATCAAGGCGATTAAAAATGACAACGGAATTGCCAGACTGACGATAATTGAGCCAGAGAACGTGAGACCAATCGTCGTCACGGCAATGACGGCGATGATGGCGATAATGAATTCACGTGTCAATGAAGAGAAGATTGCATCGACCGCTTTCGCCTGCTCATAATATGGAACGAGATCAAACCCGTCTAAATCACCGAGTCCATCCTCGACCACATCGTTGACACGATCTTGCATCGTCGGAATATCCAACCCTGATTCAATCGGAACTGTAATCGAAACAGCCGGCTTTCCGTCTACAGAAACGAGATCGGTTACACCTTCTGCTGTCTCTTCGACCGTTCCGACATCTTCTAGTAAGACCGCTTCTCCGTTGAATGACCCAACGATCACTTGCTCCATGTCGTCTACATTCGTCAAGTTGTCAATCGCTAGTTGGTAGATGCCTTCATCGGTCGATTGACGACCGAGCGGTGTCGTTTTGTATTCTTCGTTGATGGCCGTCAAGACATCCGGGAAGGCAAGCTGACGTGAACTCAGCTCTTCAGAGTCGAGTGACACAACGTATTCCTGCTCTGGTAACCCCTTGATGGTGACTCCTGTCACGCCATCTGTTCGAAGAAGTTTCGATTCTAATTGTTCGATGTCTGATCGTACATCCTCGAATGATGAACGATCATCTGCTGTCAATAAGTACGATGCGACCGGCAACTGACCGAGCGAGTCATTGACCGTTGGTGCGAGCGCGTTCTCAGGAAGTTTAGGTGTCGCATCCGACAAGGCTTGTCGGACGTTCGCCTGAAACTCTGCTTGGTCGGTCCCGTCCGCATATTCGACCGTGATGTTTGAGAACTCTGAAGCCGAGATCGACGTCACATTCTCTACACCCTCTAGACTACGCAGTTCTTCCTCTAATACACCGGTAACATTTCGTTCAACTGCTTCTGCTGTTGCACCAGGATATGGCGTTTGAACGAGCACGATATTGATTCCCGTTTCTGGAATCTCTCGCTTAGGCAGCTGGAAGAACGTCAGCACACCTACAACGATTGCGACGAGAAGAAACACGATGACTAGTTTCCCTCGCTCAATCATTTTTTCAAAAAACATAAAAACCCCTCGCTTTCGGAAGATGTGCAAATACACATATGATATCTCTTCTTCATCATAGAGGGGTTCTTCATTGAATTCAATCCTTAAGCGTGCTGCAATGTGCTGTCATGGAAACGTTTTTGAAACGCGTACGATAATTCGATTGACCGTTGTTTCTGTCTCGACACCGTATGGTCGGAAACTTGAACTTTAACCGACTCGCCCGTCAGAAATTGAATGAGCGTCTGTTTTCCGTCTTTCTTGATGGCCGTCACGTGCTGAAAATTGATCCATGCACAATCTGGACTTTCCTTTGCAATCGTCGGAAAGAAAACCGCGTCCGCGTGCCAATCCATCACGACAGGTGTCTTTCGATGCGGGCCGAGCACATGTCGAGCTGCTTCAATCCGACCTTGAATGCTCGATCCGTAGTACAAACACGCATGTTCAAGATTGTCGATTGGTGACCCTTTCACTCGCATCACACCTTCAGGTTGATACACAAGTGTCTCCGCTTCTCCAAACTCGTTAAATACAGGAATTAAAGCTCTCGTTTCATTGGTCAATCTACTCATCTTTTCATCCCCCATAACGTATGTAATGACTTACATGTCATTCATACCAGGATTTTGTCCGTCCCGCAAATCGGCTTTCGTCTATTTCCCATGAAAAAACCAGCCGTTTCTTGGCTGGTTTTGAAAATCAAACGTCAGATTTTAATAGATGGTTCGGTTTGAGTCTTGGAAAGTAAAATCGTACTGCTGTTCCGTCTCCTGTATTTCGTAGGGAGACCTCCCCTGTGTGAAGTGTCACAATTCGTTGCACGATGAAC encodes:
- the addB gene encoding helicase-exonuclease AddAB subunit AddB, with amino-acid sequence MTVTFHVGRSGTGKSEQMIDEVIQELKQNPSGPTIYMIVPDQMSFEMEKKMAMVDDLRGSTRIQVLSMRRLAFLMMRDAGVATDQFLDQTGTHLLLRRVVEMSEERLTLFRRTMNQFGFYEELNQLISMLKRGLVEPEHLLRLSEQAQHRALKLQDLSIIYEGFLKMTEGKALHAEDYFNVMLQILPETDLTGVRVYVDGFNEFSEQELAVLVALAEKVNVDVLLTLDPVSMYRLDPLFGPTQRTLMRFKELLTERQIPSRDELYDTVYRYTHPSLRYLEATFDQLTAEPYTGSENRIDLHAAVDRTVEVEAAVREVIRLTREEGYRYRDIALVSRSLEEYGDLAAQALQKMGLPYFLDERQPMLDHPLVELLKAAIDIALRGYREEPVFRALKTELVVLDPTHRRTSVDRLEAFVIERGIKHYHWHDEWQLRRRMGEEARLTSEELDVEADLNRYRARVIDTFDPLLSELKQAKTMQAYTHAMFAFLERVGVSDCLTHWRDEAIEEAQLIEAREHTQVWDAVLHLLEQLEAAAPEETLSTDLFLQMMDTGLDSLRYALIPPSLDQLTVTDYVRGRLIDKKVVFLLGANEDQIPLVTTQSKLLTDHDLDFMHENGLRAGKATEHLFDDETYYLYKAVTVPSERLYISYALVDRTGKAVQPARFIADLKTRLQQNVIKTHFAEAGEHRPQDQFAFLTNVNQTAAVTALELQRLSRHYPIQDMWFGVYNELLKHPDGRERLQLLTSALFYQNIPKSLDDHVAQSLYTPSIRASVSRLETFQACPFKHFASYGLRLKERRLYRLEAPDIGNLYHRTIEHMSQTVKMDGKQWRDVSPDECMNLAEQAVELVTPEIQHAILMSSNRYAYLKKKLTDVVSKTAEVLIEQSKRDGFDPQAFELAFGSGQFPPVSFTLSNGATCELVGRIDRVDTAMIHDQLYVRIVDYKSSKREVDFAEIYYGLAMQMLIYLKVLIEQAEAWTKENVAPAAALYFHVHRPLVPPASSEEETRQKVLESYQMQGLLVDDPQILEVMDHSAKGSSKKSIVIPVKYKKDGTPDANTLKKIVTTPQLEQLMDHAFDVVKASAEEMYDGKIDVEPYEYKERRPCQTCPYQSVCHFDEALSNEPRKLKKLEKEEVFQELGGDDREMDE
- a CDS encoding truncated hemoglobin gives rise to the protein MSAYEQFGGERGVQQLVDAFYDLVYADPILLPLFPEDKDRVKQHQFEFLTQLLGGPKLYSERRGGGNLAMIHHEHPISETHAGHWLGCMEQALKTVDAPESIKRQLFQRLIMSSSNVVRVCSHHFE
- a CDS encoding efflux RND transporter permease subunit, with product MFFEKMIERGKLVIVFLLVAIVVGVLTFFQLPKREIPETGINIVLVQTPYPGATAEAVERNVTGVLEEELRSLEGVENVTSISASEFSNITVEYADGTDQAEFQANVRQALSDATPKLPENALAPTVNDSLGQLPVASYLLTADDRSSFEDVRSDIEQLESKLLRTDGVTGVTIKGLPEQEYVVSLDSEELSSRQLAFPDVLTAINEEYKTTPLGRQSTDEGIYQLAIDNLTNVDDMEQVIVGSFNGEAVLLEDVGTVEETAEGVTDLVSVDGKPAVSITVPIESGLDIPTMQDRVNDVVEDGLGDLDGFDLVPYYEQAKAVDAIFSSLTREFIIAIIAVIAVTTIGLTFSGSIIVSLAIPLSFLIALIPLQFTGVDLNQISIIGAIIALGILVDDAIVVNDNILRRYRSGDSAMVGAVRGTKEVWGSIVTSTLAVVFAFLPLTLLSGANGNFIRALPTVLALSVLASMVISLTLVPIAQYRLNRKEVKVSKREPGWLGGPLNRLSNFYADRLLPSVAKRPWTFGIVGFVITTALYGLILLTPFEFFPAANRPEVVTSVTFPVQTTLEETEARLEEIEARFQEEEGVVETSIFAGGGLPGLFTGGLDQSGENSGQVIVRVDNDSIDAIELIDQYTNELREEYPDAEIFLDTQQQGPPASAPVEFTMRSETIDQLVAARDQVKADLEEIDGAIVLDNIKEPFQTLTYELNREEMAQAGVTAKTISDQIRLVTDGVPIGTFDDGVEQRDVKIVIDAEANREALALDEILVPVETEAGPPVAPLSTFVTETTTEQIQQIPRENGERSVTLQIYASEGMDEDAFKQDVEQVLEDAKSGLDDEGITFDQTGASDTQNEFFLELATLFVVVLFLIYLIIAFQFNSLSLPLLVLFTIYLAIAGAVVGLFVTQTPFSFMASMGMVSLAGIVVRNAVVLFEFIEQRIREGLPVTTAVYEAGRARIRPILLTALTAVVALLPVALGDDPLFKPLAIGIVSGILFSTVLTLVLVPAYYLILAKRRHKDKPFTE
- a CDS encoding competence protein ComK: MSRLTNETRALIPVFNEFGEAETLVYQPEGVMRVKGSPIDNLEHACLYYGSSIQGRIEAARHVLGPHRKTPVVMDWHADAVFFPTIAKESPDCAWINFQHVTAIKKDGKQTLIQFLTGESVKVQVSDHTVSRQKQRSIELSYAFQKRFHDSTLQHA